In Zonotrichia leucophrys gambelii isolate GWCS_2022_RI chromosome 6, RI_Zleu_2.0, whole genome shotgun sequence, one genomic interval encodes:
- the HK1 gene encoding hexokinase-1, with protein sequence MIAAQLLAYYFTELKEDQVKKIDKYLYAMRLSDETLLDVMARFRREMKNGLSRDFNPTATVKMLPTFVRSIPDGSEKGDFIALDLGGSYFRILRVKVSHEKKQTVQMESEIYNTPEDIMHGSGTRLFDHVAECLGDFMEKQQIKDKKLPVGFTFSFPCRQSKLDEGFLITWTKRFKASGVEGADVVRLLNKAIKKRGDYDADIMAVVNDTVGTMMTCGFDDQRCEVGLIIGTGTNACYMEEMRHIDLVEGDEGRMCINTEWGAFGDDGSLEDIRTEFDREIDRGSLNPGKQLFEKMVSGLYMGELVRLILVKMAKEGLLFEGRITPELLTKGKFETKHVSAIEKSKEGLNKAKEILTRLGVEPSPEDCIAVQHVCTIVSFRSANLVASTLGAILNQLRDNKGVGRLRTTVGVDGSLYKMHPQYARRLHKTTRRLVPDSEVRFLLSESGSGKGAAMVTAVAYRLAEQHRLIDETLAEFKLTHEQLLQVKKRMRAEMEAGLKKKTHDTAKVKMLPTFVRSTPDGTENGDFLALDLGGTNFRVLLVKIRSGKRRTVEMHNKIYAIPIEVMQGTGEELFDHIVTCISDFLDYMGIKGARLPLGFTFSFPCKQTSLDAGILLNWTKGFKATDCEGEDVVYLLREGIKRREEFDLDVVAVVNDTVGTMMTCAYEDPNCEIGLIVGTGSNACYMEEMRNIEMVDGEQGRMCVNTEWGAFGDNGCLDDIRTIYDKAVDDFSLNAGKQRYEKMISGMYLGEIVRNILIDFTKRGFLFRGQISETLKTRHIFETKFLSQIESDRLALLQVRTILQQLGLNSTCDDSIIVKTVCGAVSRRAAQLCGAGMAAIVDKIRENRGLERLEITVGVDGTLYKLHPHFSRIMHQTVKELAPNCDVTFLLSEDGSGKGAALITAVGCRLREAEQN encoded by the exons ATGATCGCCGCCCAGCTCCTGGCCTACTACTTCACGGAGCTGAAGGAGGACCAGGTCAAAAAG ATCGACAAGTACCTCTACGCCATGCGGCTGTCGGACGAAACGCTGCTGGACGTCATGGCTCGCTTCAGGAGGGAGATGAAGAACGGCCTCTCCAGGGATTTCAACCCCACAGCCACTGTGAAGATGCTTCCCACCTTCGTGAGGTCCATTCCTGACGGCTCAG AGAAAGGAGATTTCATTGCACTGGATCTTGGTGGTTCTTACTTCCGAATCCTCCGGGTGAAGGTTTCGCATGAGAAAAAGCAGACGGTGCAGATGGAGAGTGAAATCTACAACACCCCAGAGGACATCATGCACGGGAGTGGGACACGG CTTTTTGATCATGTTGCTGAATGCCTGGGAGACTTTATGGAGAAACAACAAATCAAAGACAAGAAACTGCCAGTcgggtttacattttccttcccctgtcGACAATCCAAGCTAGATGAG GGTTTCCTGATAACCTGGACGAAGCGCTTCAAAGCCAGCGGAGTGGAGGGAGCAGACGTCGTGAGGCTGCTCAACAAGGCCATCAAGAAACGCGGG GACTACGACGCAGACATCATGGCAGTGGTGAACGACACCGTGGGCACCATGATGACCTGTGGCTTTGACGACCAGCGCTGCGAAGTCGGCCTCATCATCG GCACGGGCACCAACGCCTGCTACATGGAGGAGATGAGGCACATTGACCTGGTGGAGGGGGACGAGGGCAGGATGTGCATCAACACAGAGTGGGGGGCCTTTGGGGACGATGGCTCGCTGGAAGACATCAGGACCGAGTTCGATCGGGAGATTGACCGCGGATCCCTGAATCCTGGCAAGCAGCT GTTTGAGAAGATGGTCAGTGGGCTGTACATGGGGGAGCTGGTAAGGCTCATCCTGGTGAAGATGGCCAAGGAGGGGCTGCTCTTTGAGGGGAGAATCACCCCTGAGCTTCTCACCAAAGGGAAGTTTGAGACAAAGCATGTTTCTGCCATTGAAAA GAGCAAAGAAGGCCTGAACAAAGCCAAAGAGATCCTGACCAGGCTGGGGGTGGAGCCGTCCCCCGAGGACTGCATCGCTGTGCAGCACGTGTGCACCATCGTGTCCTTCCGCTCCGCCAACCTGGTGGCCTCCACGCTGGGGGCCATCCTCAACCAGCTGAGGGACAACAAGGGCGTGGGCCGCCTGCGCACCACCGTGGGCGTGGACGGCTCCCTCTACAAGATGCACCCACA GTACGCCCGGCGCTTGCACAAGACCACGCGGCGCCTGGTGCCCGACTCGGAGGTGCGGTTCCTGCTGTCGGAGAGCGGCAGCGGCAAGGGCGCGGCCATGGTGACGGCCGTGGCGTACCGGCTGGCCGAGCAGCACCGCCTCATCGACGAGACCCTGGCCGAGTTCAAGCTCACCCacgagcagctgctgcaggtgaagaAGAGGATGAGGGCGGAGATGGAGGCGGGGCTGAAGAAGAAGACTCACGACACGGCCAAAGTGAAGATGCTGCCCACTTTTGTGCGCAGCACGCCCGACGGGACAG AGAATGGAGACTTTCTGGCACTTGACCTCGGAGGGACAAACTTTAGAGTTTTGCTGGTGAAAATCCGCAGTGGTAAAAGGAGAACAGTGGAGATGCACAACAAGATCTATGCCATTCCCATAGAGGTGATGCAGGGAACAGGAGAAGAG CTGTTTGATCACATCGTTACCTGCATTTCTGACTTCCTGGATTATATGGGGATAAAAGGAGCACGTCTTCCTCTTGGCttcaccttttccttcccctgcaaGCAGACCAGTCTGGATGCT GGTATCCTTCTCAATTGGACAAAAGGCTTCAAAGCTACAGACTGTGAGGGAGAAGATGTGGTATATTTACTTAGGGAAGGAATTAAAAGAAGAgag GAATTTGACTTGGATGTGGTGGCTGTGGTGAATGACACAGTGGGCACGATGATGACTTGTGCTTATGAAGATCCAAACTGTGAAATTGGGCTCATTGTGG GAACGGGCAGCAATGCCTGTTACATGGAGGAGATGAGGAACATCGAGATGGTGGAtggtgagcagggcaggatgtgTGTGAACACGGAGTGGGGAGCCTTCGGGGACAACGGCTGCCTGGACGACATCAGGACAATCTATGACAAAGCAGTGGATGACTTCTCCCTGAACGCTGGCAAGCAGAG GTATGAGAAAATGATCAGTGGGATGTACCTGGGGGAAATAGTGCGCAATATTTTGATTGACTTCACCAAGCGGGGTTTCCTGTTCCGAGGCCAGATTTCAGAGACACTGAAGACCAGGCATATCTTTGAAACCAAGTTCCTTTCTCAGATTGAGAG TGACAGGTtagccctgctgcaggtgagaaccatcctccagcagctggggctcAACAGCACCTGCGACGACAGCATCATCGTCAAGACGGTGTGCGGGGCGGTGTCGAGGcgagcagcccagctctgtggggctggaatGGCTGCCATTGTAGATAAAATTAGGGAGAACAGAGGCTTGGAGCGCCTGGAGATAACGGTTGGTGTGGATGGAACTCTCTACAAACTCCACCCACA CTTCTCGAGGATCATGCACCAAACAGTCAAAGAGCTGGCGCCCAACTGCGACGTGACCTTCCTGCTGTCGGAGGACGGCAGCGGGAAAGGGGCAGCGCTCATCACAGCCGTGGGATGCAGGCTCCGTGAGGCTGAGCAGAACTGA